Proteins found in one Herbiconiux sp. A18JL235 genomic segment:
- a CDS encoding NAD-dependent epimerase/dehydratase family protein has protein sequence MKVVIVGASGNLGTALLRRLGAEAGVEVVGVSRRVPDRSAGPYDLAAEWHRLDIGESGADARLAAVFGGADAVVHLGWALQPNHDEGAMARTNVAGTRAVLEAVAVAGVPQVVVASSVGAYSFGPKSRRVDERWPTGGIQTSHYGRHKAINEREMDAFEAAHPSVVVTRMRPGLVFQPDAAREIARLFAGPLVPVPLLGLLRHLPVLPLPTSLVSQAVHADDVADAFWRAIERRAGGAFNLAAEPVLGPEQVAEALGVPRTVPLRRQVLRAVVDVSWRLRVQATDPGWIDIATSVPLMSTDRARSELDWVPAVSSTEALRAIVEAFASNRGVGASPSLHR, from the coding sequence ATGAAGGTCGTGATCGTCGGGGCATCCGGCAACCTGGGAACGGCGCTGCTGAGGCGTCTCGGCGCCGAGGCCGGAGTCGAGGTGGTGGGGGTGTCGCGGCGGGTGCCCGACCGGTCGGCGGGTCCCTACGACCTGGCAGCCGAGTGGCACCGCCTCGACATCGGGGAGTCGGGGGCTGACGCCCGGCTCGCAGCCGTCTTCGGTGGGGCGGATGCGGTGGTGCACCTCGGGTGGGCGCTGCAGCCGAACCACGACGAGGGCGCGATGGCGCGCACCAACGTGGCGGGAACGCGCGCGGTGCTCGAGGCGGTCGCGGTCGCCGGTGTTCCGCAGGTGGTGGTGGCGTCGTCGGTCGGCGCCTACAGCTTCGGCCCGAAGTCGCGGCGCGTCGACGAGCGGTGGCCGACGGGCGGCATCCAGACCTCGCACTACGGCAGGCACAAGGCGATCAACGAACGGGAGATGGACGCGTTCGAGGCCGCGCATCCGTCGGTCGTGGTGACCCGCATGCGTCCTGGACTTGTCTTCCAGCCCGACGCCGCGCGCGAGATCGCGCGACTGTTCGCCGGGCCGCTCGTGCCGGTGCCCCTGCTCGGGCTGCTGCGGCACCTGCCGGTGCTGCCGCTGCCGACGTCGCTGGTGTCGCAGGCGGTGCACGCCGACGACGTCGCCGACGCGTTCTGGCGGGCGATCGAGCGCCGAGCGGGCGGCGCGTTCAACCTCGCCGCCGAGCCCGTGCTCGGCCCCGAGCAGGTTGCGGAAGCGCTCGGGGTGCCGCGCACGGTTCCGCTGCGTCGGCAGGTGCTGCGTGCCGTGGTCGACGTCAGCTGGCGGCTGCGGGTGCAGGCCACCGACCCGGGTTGGATCGACATCGCCACCTCGGTACCCCTCATGTCGACCGATCGTGCCCGATCCGAGCTCGACTGGGTGCCGGCGGTGTCGTCGACCGAGGCGTTGCGCGCGATCGTCGAGGCGTTCGCATCGAACCGTGGCGTGGGGGCCTCGCCGTCGCTGCACCGGTGA
- a CDS encoding DUF998 domain-containing protein — protein sequence MSAAPADPADPADPAPDAPELDKAAAVTRSMLGWGAVAGPFYLVFGLILALTRQGFDLGRDALSLLMLGDGGWLQMLNLALAGVMTLVAAIGLARTPAWSRVAAVLVGVYGACLVLSAVFPPGATASFPPGAGGGGSFSVSGLLHLAFGGLGFVGLGVAAIVAGSWAARTVSPAAGALSRVAGVVVIVAFAAGGALSNGPAGVALLWLAVAVAWLWLALASVAAYRAVPHPLYARR from the coding sequence ATGAGCGCAGCCCCCGCCGACCCCGCCGACCCCGCCGACCCCGCCCCCGATGCTCCTGAGCTCGACAAGGCGGCCGCCGTCACCCGGTCGATGCTCGGCTGGGGCGCCGTCGCGGGGCCGTTCTACCTGGTCTTCGGCCTCATCCTCGCCCTCACCCGGCAGGGATTCGACCTCGGTCGCGATGCCCTCAGCCTGCTCATGCTCGGCGACGGCGGGTGGCTGCAGATGCTCAACCTCGCGCTCGCGGGGGTGATGACGCTGGTAGCGGCGATCGGCCTCGCCCGCACACCCGCCTGGTCGCGGGTGGCAGCCGTGCTGGTCGGCGTCTACGGGGCGTGCCTGGTGCTGAGCGCGGTGTTCCCGCCCGGCGCGACCGCCTCGTTCCCGCCCGGCGCCGGCGGGGGCGGGTCGTTCTCGGTGTCGGGGCTCCTGCACCTGGCCTTCGGCGGGCTCGGCTTCGTCGGCCTCGGGGTCGCGGCCATCGTCGCGGGGTCGTGGGCGGCGCGCACGGTGTCGCCGGCCGCCGGTGCGCTGTCCCGTGTCGCGGGGGTGGTCGTCATCGTGGCGTTCGCGGCCGGCGGCGCGTTGTCGAACGGACCCGCCGGGGTCGCACTGCTGTGGCTCGCGGTGGCCGTCGCCTGGCTCTGGCTGGCGCTCGCGAGCGTCGCCGCCTATCGGGCTGTGCCGCATCCGTTGTACGCCCGACGCTGA
- a CDS encoding TetR/AcrR family transcriptional regulator: MDDRTATHPTPRLDPRQVRSRALILDAATEHFLRHGYLAGNIDVLAAEAGVAKRTVYNLFESKDELFRAAVGRAIATAESFVAEHVEVLETPGATFAADFDDFAVAHARAVLTPRVLATRRMLIGESARFPELAVEYVERVPGRVIAAIASMLGRLADEGHLQVPDPQLAAEHFAYLVLGATLDRALFDPAVLDPARIDAKALAGARAFRSVYAPR; encoded by the coding sequence GTGGACGACCGCACCGCAACCCATCCGACCCCTCGCCTCGACCCCAGGCAGGTGCGCTCCCGCGCCCTCATCCTCGACGCCGCGACCGAGCACTTCCTCCGTCACGGCTACCTGGCCGGCAACATCGACGTGCTGGCCGCCGAGGCCGGGGTCGCCAAGCGCACCGTGTACAACCTGTTCGAGAGCAAGGACGAGCTGTTCCGCGCCGCGGTCGGGCGTGCCATTGCCACGGCGGAGTCGTTCGTCGCCGAGCACGTGGAGGTGCTCGAGACGCCCGGCGCGACCTTCGCGGCGGACTTCGACGACTTCGCCGTCGCCCACGCCCGGGCCGTGCTGACCCCTCGTGTGCTCGCCACCCGGCGCATGCTGATCGGCGAGTCGGCACGCTTCCCCGAGCTTGCCGTCGAGTACGTCGAGCGCGTGCCCGGCCGCGTCATCGCGGCGATCGCCTCGATGCTCGGGCGTCTCGCCGACGAGGGGCACCTGCAGGTGCCCGACCCGCAGCTCGCCGCCGAGCACTTCGCGTATCTGGTGCTGGGCGCGACCCTCGATCGCGCGCTGTTCGACCCCGCCGTGCTCGACCCCGCCCGCATCGACGCGAAGGCCCTCGCGGGCGCGCGGGCCTTCCGCTCGGTCTACGCGCCGCGGTAG
- a CDS encoding MBL fold metallo-hydrolase — protein sequence MTVWTCAIEHPDTDEPPAVCEICTDERQWVPEGGQRWTTRDELAADGYRITLTELEPGLHAVETDHRLGIGQRGLLVQTGGGNLLWEPPGFLDDQGVAAVRALGGVAAVASSHPHLTGSSIQWAHAFGATVWVAAPDERWVRRPDPAIRLWHDEFEPVPGVRLVRCGGHFPGSAVAHWAAGAEGRGVLFTGDTVTIGADRASVGIMRSYPNYIPMPARVTRRIRDTLLQLEFDRLYSLFASIPADARAIVDRSLTRAALWAEGDPATTMDT from the coding sequence ATGACGGTCTGGACCTGCGCGATCGAGCATCCCGACACCGACGAGCCCCCGGCGGTCTGCGAGATCTGCACCGACGAGCGGCAGTGGGTGCCCGAGGGTGGGCAGCGCTGGACGACCCGCGACGAGCTCGCCGCCGACGGGTACCGCATCACGCTCACCGAGCTCGAACCGGGGCTGCACGCCGTCGAGACCGACCACCGGCTCGGGATCGGCCAGCGCGGCCTCCTCGTGCAGACGGGCGGCGGCAACCTGCTCTGGGAGCCGCCCGGCTTCCTCGACGACCAGGGAGTGGCGGCGGTGCGAGCCCTCGGCGGGGTCGCCGCCGTCGCGTCGAGCCACCCGCACCTCACCGGTTCGTCGATCCAGTGGGCTCACGCCTTCGGCGCCACGGTGTGGGTCGCCGCCCCCGACGAGCGCTGGGTGCGCAGGCCCGACCCGGCCATCAGGCTCTGGCACGACGAATTCGAACCCGTGCCAGGGGTGCGGCTCGTGCGCTGCGGCGGCCACTTCCCGGGCAGCGCCGTCGCGCACTGGGCAGCGGGCGCCGAGGGCCGGGGGGTGCTGTTCACGGGCGACACCGTCACCATCGGAGCCGATCGCGCCTCGGTGGGGATCATGCGCAGCTACCCCAACTACATCCCGATGCCCGCCCGGGTGACCAGGCGCATCCGTGACACCCTGCTGCAGCTCGAGTTCGACCGCCTCTACAGCCTGTTCGCGAGCATCCCGGCCGACGCCCGCGCCATCGTCGATCGCAGCCTCACGCGAGCCGCCCTCTGGGCCGAAGGCGATCCTGCCACCACAATGGACACATGA
- a CDS encoding HhH-GPD-type base excision DNA repair protein gives MTAKLHITGNADADELLSTDPLALLVGMLLDQQIAMETAFEGPKKIADRIRGPFDAENLASYDPDALVEVFRQTPAVHRYPGSMAARVQALCAELVANWGGDASALWTEGDPDGKTLLRRLESLPGYGAQKARIFVALLGKQYGVTPEGWRAAAGAYGEEGSYRSVADIVDADSLTRVRETKREAKAAAKARAAG, from the coding sequence ATGACCGCGAAGCTCCACATCACCGGGAACGCCGACGCCGACGAGCTGCTCTCGACCGACCCGCTCGCCCTGCTGGTGGGCATGCTGCTCGACCAGCAGATCGCCATGGAGACCGCGTTCGAGGGCCCGAAGAAGATCGCCGACCGCATCCGCGGCCCGTTCGACGCCGAGAACCTCGCCTCCTACGATCCGGATGCACTGGTCGAGGTGTTCAGGCAGACCCCCGCGGTGCACCGCTACCCGGGGTCGATGGCCGCGCGTGTGCAGGCGCTCTGCGCCGAGCTGGTCGCGAACTGGGGCGGCGACGCCTCGGCGCTCTGGACGGAGGGCGACCCCGACGGAAAGACCCTCCTCAGGCGCCTCGAGAGTCTGCCCGGGTACGGCGCGCAGAAGGCGCGCATCTTCGTCGCCCTGCTCGGCAAGCAGTACGGCGTGACGCCCGAGGGCTGGCGCGCCGCCGCGGGTGCCTACGGCGAGGAGGGCTCCTACCGCTCGGTCGCCGACATCGTCGACGCCGACTCGCTCACCCGCGTACGCGAGACCAAGCGCGAGGCGAAGGCAGCGGCGAAGGCGCGCGCCGCCGGCTGA
- a CDS encoding YitT family protein yields MTHRLALRIPQLVVGLVLYGFADALIIRAAIGVAPWTVFAQGLSNVTGLGIGLLTNIVGLCVLAFWIPLRQRPGLGTVLNVLLIGPSIELGLWLLPTVSELWQQALLFAAGLLLLAVASGIYIGARMGPGPRDGLMTGIHSRLGWPIWRGRALVEGSVLVVGWLLGGNVGVGTVLFAVLIGPLCGVTLRLFGVTGKRETQPAARAFAAAFASRLVSRTRVSESASTMSATER; encoded by the coding sequence ATGACGCACCGGCTCGCCCTCCGCATCCCCCAGCTCGTCGTGGGCCTGGTGCTCTACGGCTTCGCAGACGCCCTCATCATCCGTGCCGCCATCGGCGTCGCGCCGTGGACCGTTTTCGCCCAGGGGCTGTCGAACGTGACGGGTCTCGGCATCGGTCTGCTCACGAACATCGTCGGGCTGTGCGTACTGGCGTTCTGGATCCCGCTGCGACAACGACCGGGCCTCGGCACCGTGCTCAACGTGCTCCTCATCGGACCCTCGATCGAGCTCGGGCTCTGGTTGCTGCCGACCGTGAGCGAGCTGTGGCAGCAGGCGCTGCTCTTCGCGGCGGGCCTGCTGCTGCTCGCCGTCGCGAGCGGCATCTACATCGGCGCGAGGATGGGGCCGGGGCCGCGCGACGGACTCATGACGGGGATCCACTCCCGGCTCGGGTGGCCCATCTGGCGCGGTCGCGCGCTGGTGGAGGGCTCCGTGCTCGTCGTGGGCTGGCTGCTCGGCGGGAACGTGGGGGTGGGCACGGTGCTGTTCGCGGTGCTCATCGGGCCGCTGTGCGGCGTCACGCTGCGGCTGTTCGGGGTGACAGGGAAGCGCGAGACTCAGCCGGCGGCGCGCGCCTTCGCCGCTGCCTTCGCCTCGCGCTTGGTCTCGCGTACGCGGGTGAGCGAGTCGGCGTCGACGATGTCGGCGACCGAGCGGTAG
- a CDS encoding PLP-dependent aminotransferase family protein, producing the protein MADARIGTRALMALLGDWRVSSAGPSYLALFDRIRLLVLDGRIPTDTRLPAERDFAQALGVSRTMVSAAYRELRDAGYTTSLRGSGSVTRLPGRAPVSGQEAPGDFIDFAKATSASYPGLFAATQAAMERYAAELGGTGIDPFGSMVLREAVAARYTARGLPTSVDQVMITIGAQHAIFLLARTLMARGDRAVVELPSYPHAYEALRMAGARLVPVTVAAAGSGQEPDELHGWDAAGLSQAFARTSPALAYLMPDFHNPTGESMPAELRARVLHDAARQGSLVIADETTAEMDIDRPGEYLPFAAYGDESTADSAILVGSVGKTVWAGLRVGWIRATPAIIRKLAAQRFAGDLGTPVLEQLVVAELLRDFEPVIRLRSEQLRTGRDELERLLALHLPEWKVPRVNGGLAVWANLGAPLSSQLALAARSHGLLITAGPRFGIDGAFERFLRIPIGYGNPELVRGVEALAAAWRTVTTGPVAPSDLIADVV; encoded by the coding sequence ATGGCTGACGCGCGAATCGGAACCCGGGCTCTCATGGCACTCCTCGGCGACTGGCGTGTCTCGTCGGCCGGGCCGTCGTACCTCGCCCTGTTCGATCGCATCCGGTTGCTGGTGCTCGACGGGCGCATCCCCACCGACACCCGCCTTCCGGCCGAACGCGACTTCGCCCAGGCCCTCGGTGTGAGCCGCACCATGGTGTCGGCCGCATACCGCGAGCTGCGCGACGCCGGTTACACCACGAGCCTCCGCGGCTCAGGAAGCGTCACGCGGCTGCCCGGTCGCGCCCCGGTGAGCGGGCAGGAGGCTCCCGGCGACTTCATCGACTTCGCGAAGGCGACCTCGGCGAGCTACCCGGGCCTGTTCGCCGCCACCCAGGCCGCGATGGAACGTTACGCCGCCGAGCTCGGCGGCACCGGCATCGACCCGTTCGGCTCGATGGTGCTGCGCGAGGCGGTAGCCGCCCGCTACACGGCCCGCGGCCTGCCCACGAGCGTCGACCAGGTGATGATCACCATCGGCGCCCAGCACGCGATCTTCCTGCTCGCCCGCACGCTCATGGCCCGGGGCGACCGGGCGGTCGTCGAGCTGCCGAGCTACCCCCATGCGTACGAGGCGCTGCGGATGGCCGGGGCGCGGCTGGTTCCCGTCACCGTCGCGGCCGCGGGCAGCGGCCAGGAGCCCGACGAGCTGCACGGGTGGGACGCCGCCGGCCTCTCGCAGGCCTTCGCTCGTACCAGTCCCGCGCTGGCCTACCTCATGCCCGACTTCCACAACCCGACCGGCGAGTCCATGCCCGCTGAACTGCGGGCGCGGGTGCTGCACGATGCCGCCCGGCAGGGTTCCCTCGTCATCGCCGACGAGACCACCGCCGAGATGGACATCGACCGGCCGGGCGAGTACCTGCCCTTCGCCGCCTACGGCGACGAGTCGACAGCCGACTCGGCGATCCTCGTGGGTTCGGTGGGCAAGACCGTGTGGGCAGGCCTCCGGGTGGGGTGGATCAGGGCCACCCCCGCGATCATCCGCAAGCTCGCTGCTCAGCGCTTCGCCGGCGACCTCGGCACACCCGTGCTCGAGCAGCTCGTCGTCGCCGAGCTGCTGCGCGACTTCGAACCCGTCATCCGCCTGCGCTCCGAGCAGCTGCGCACCGGGCGCGACGAACTCGAGCGCCTGCTCGCGCTCCATCTTCCCGAGTGGAAGGTGCCACGGGTGAACGGGGGACTCGCCGTGTGGGCGAATCTCGGGGCCCCGCTGAGCTCACAGCTCGCCCTCGCCGCGCGCAGCCACGGCCTTCTCATCACGGCCGGGCCGCGCTTCGGAATAGATGGCGCGTTCGAGCGGTTCCTCCGCATCCCCATCGGCTACGGCAACCCCGAACTGGTGCGGGGCGTCGAGGCGCTCGCCGCCGCCTGGCGCACGGTGACCACGGGCCCCGTCGCACCGAGCGACCTCATCGCCGACGTGGTCTGA
- a CDS encoding PaaI family thioesterase — MSEDAVHRSRLVEWDDPVAGARQGATMAGIDYLGALARGEISAPPMAKLMGMTLTEVSEGRAVFRCTPDESHYNTIGTVHGGLVCTLLDSAVGCAVQTTLAAGLGYTSIELKVSYLRPLHRHSGEIVCVGTVVKPGRRVAFAEGVVTDASGAVIATASSSLLVFPVEA; from the coding sequence ATGAGCGAAGACGCCGTGCACCGCAGCCGCCTCGTCGAGTGGGACGACCCCGTCGCCGGCGCTCGTCAGGGCGCCACCATGGCGGGCATCGACTACCTCGGGGCGCTTGCGCGGGGCGAGATCTCGGCTCCGCCGATGGCCAAGCTCATGGGGATGACACTCACGGAAGTCTCAGAAGGGCGTGCCGTGTTCCGGTGCACGCCGGACGAGTCGCACTACAACACGATCGGCACGGTGCACGGCGGTCTTGTCTGCACCCTTCTCGACTCGGCAGTCGGATGCGCGGTGCAGACGACTCTCGCCGCCGGTCTCGGCTACACCTCGATCGAACTCAAGGTGAGCTACCTGCGCCCTCTGCATCGGCACTCGGGCGAGATCGTCTGCGTAGGCACCGTGGTGAAGCCGGGGCGCAGGGTGGCGTTCGCCGAAGGGGTGGTGACCGACGCATCCGGAGCCGTCATCGCCACAGCGAGCAGTTCCCTGCTGGTGTTCCCCGTGGAGGCCTGA
- a CDS encoding Dps family protein gives MTSTIERHVEVPSDGGAKSTRRQNAERGFVAPKVLTESLQRVLVDLVELHIQGKQAHWNVVGKNFRDLHLHLDEIIDDAREFSDTVAERLRALHAVPDGRSDTVAATTTLPEYPNGEIDTAETVDLITARLEAAVGTIREVHDDVDEADPTSADVLHAIIERLEQHAWMVSAENRKPSRSK, from the coding sequence ATGACCTCCACAATCGAACGTCACGTCGAGGTTCCGAGCGACGGCGGCGCGAAGTCCACCCGCCGCCAGAACGCCGAGCGCGGCTTCGTCGCCCCGAAGGTGCTCACCGAGTCGCTGCAGCGCGTGCTGGTCGACCTGGTCGAACTGCACATCCAGGGCAAGCAGGCGCACTGGAACGTGGTGGGCAAGAACTTCCGCGACCTCCACCTGCACCTCGACGAGATCATCGACGACGCCCGCGAGTTCAGCGACACCGTGGCCGAGCGCCTGCGCGCCTTGCACGCGGTTCCCGACGGCCGGAGCGACACGGTCGCAGCGACGACGACGCTGCCCGAGTACCCGAACGGCGAGATCGACACCGCCGAGACGGTCGACCTCATCACCGCACGCCTCGAGGCGGCGGTGGGGACGATCCGCGAGGTCCACGACGACGTCGACGAGGCCGACCCCACGAGTGCCGACGTGCTGCACGCCATCATCGAGCGACTCGAACAGCACGCCTGGATGGTCAGCGCCGAGAACCGCAAGCCCTCCCGCTCGAAGTAG
- a CDS encoding AI-2E family transporter, producing the protein MFGKKSGEPESQVTQPGSDLQLGGERSVPAVRVNAFRIGLVGGLGVLLAILIGGIVQQLSTVLIYIGVALFLALGLDPLVSWLERRMKRGLAIVIVFAAVILVFGGLLFAVIPLIVDQATNFITQFPQIVDSFAKSDFVTGLQSQIGNFVDIDKAVQDATAFIQDPNNLLTLGGGLLAVGSGIATGATGAVIVLILTLYFLASLRGMKRMTYRFVPANKRASFASLTDDVTGAVGRYVVGQIGLAAINGILSLIFLTIIGAPLPALFAFVAFLASLIPLVGTLSGAIIITLVCLFASPLTALVAAIYYLVYMQVEAYFLSPRIMNRAVAVPGSIVVIAAIAGGTLGSVLGALVAIPIAASAIIIVQKVVFPKQDAKV; encoded by the coding sequence GTGTTCGGCAAGAAGTCAGGTGAGCCGGAATCACAGGTCACACAGCCCGGATCAGACCTCCAGCTGGGTGGAGAGCGAAGCGTTCCCGCCGTGCGGGTGAACGCCTTCCGCATCGGCCTCGTCGGTGGGTTGGGCGTCCTCCTCGCCATCCTCATCGGCGGCATCGTTCAGCAGCTGAGCACCGTGCTCATCTACATCGGCGTCGCCCTGTTCCTCGCCCTCGGCCTCGACCCCCTGGTGTCCTGGCTCGAACGGCGCATGAAGCGGGGACTCGCCATCGTCATCGTCTTCGCGGCAGTCATCCTGGTGTTCGGCGGCCTCCTGTTCGCGGTCATCCCCCTCATCGTCGACCAGGCCACCAACTTCATCACCCAGTTCCCGCAGATCGTCGACAGCTTCGCCAAGAGCGACTTCGTCACCGGCCTCCAGAGCCAGATCGGGAACTTCGTCGACATCGACAAGGCCGTGCAAGACGCGACAGCGTTCATCCAAGACCCGAACAATCTGCTCACACTGGGCGGGGGGCTCCTCGCGGTGGGTTCGGGAATCGCCACCGGCGCCACAGGCGCAGTGATCGTCCTCATCCTCACCCTCTACTTCCTCGCCTCGCTCCGCGGCATGAAGCGGATGACCTACCGCTTCGTGCCCGCCAACAAGCGCGCCTCCTTCGCCTCGCTCACCGACGACGTCACCGGCGCGGTGGGTCGCTACGTGGTGGGGCAGATCGGACTCGCCGCCATCAACGGCATCCTCAGCCTCATCTTCCTCACCATCATCGGCGCCCCCCTCCCCGCCCTGTTCGCGTTCGTGGCGTTCCTCGCCTCCCTCATCCCCCTCGTCGGCACCCTGAGCGGCGCGATCATCATCACCCTGGTGTGCCTGTTCGCCTCACCCCTGACGGCCCTCGTCGCCGCCATCTACTACCTCGTCTACATGCAGGTGGAGGCCTACTTCCTGAGCCCGCGCATCATGAACCGCGCGGTCGCCGTGCCGGGGTCGATCGTCGTGATCGCCGCCATCGCGGGCGGCACGCTCGGCTCCGTGCTGGGGGCCCTGGTGGCCATCCCCATCGCTGCGTCGGCGATCATCATCGTGCAGAAGGTCGTCTTCCCGAAGCAGGACGCGAAGGTCTGA
- a CDS encoding ATP-dependent DNA ligase encodes MGKLLYGSSGIEIEFDDRTLTHLQIVIAAKLRRKESFFFSWKDDPAIGDGRSSIWLDASIPLYFKFAGGRVPSINREWLDILTASSNGSGGLQFTDEPGPSGAPQTNGSTPGPATVR; translated from the coding sequence ATGGGAAAACTGCTGTACGGCTCGTCGGGCATCGAGATCGAGTTCGATGATCGCACGCTCACGCATCTGCAGATCGTGATCGCAGCGAAGCTGCGGCGCAAGGAGAGCTTCTTCTTCTCCTGGAAAGACGACCCCGCCATCGGCGACGGTCGCTCGAGCATCTGGCTCGACGCCAGCATTCCCCTGTATTTCAAGTTCGCCGGGGGGAGGGTGCCGTCGATCAACCGCGAGTGGCTCGACATTCTCACGGCGTCGTCGAACGGGAGCGGCGGCCTGCAGTTCACCGATGAACCCGGCCCGAGCGGTGCTCCCCAGACCAACGGCAGCACCCCCGGGCCCGCCACCGTTCGCTGA